tgcatgtctgacagtgtaacatttagcagaagtatttcaaaagagttaaacctgtatcctgttttctgggtaacattgagaatatcactatatattgttgcaacacctcctccacgaccagtctgacggggctcatgcttataacagtagttcggtggagtagactcatttagaccaaacggtggtgtacagatgtaactgtgttaaagaagacgtgctgctcaaatctcgaaacgctcttcattaactgcaagccgttctattcgccgcgggagtttcattcgttcattctggttagtgtttacatccctcctcaagcgcacgtgagctcagctttacagaaactcgctaggcagatcacagagacagaacaacaacacccagactctgttttaatcattcttggggactttaataaagccaatctctcccgtgaactgccaaaatacagacagcatgttacttgtcccacaagagacagtaatatattggatcactgttacacaacaataaaggatgcatttcactctgttccacgagcagctttgggacgttctgatcaccttctggttcatcttataccgacctacaggcagaaactaaaatcagctaaacctgtattaaggactgtaaaaagatggactaatgaagcagagcaggatttacaatcttgttttgacctcactgattggagtgtttttgaagctgctgccaccgatctggacgaactcacagagaccgtaacatcatatatcagtttctgtgaggatatgtgtattcctaccaagactcaactaaattacaacaatgacaaaccgtggttcactgcaaaactcagacagctccgtcaggccaaagaagatgcttacaagaagggggacaatgtcttgtataaacaggctaaatacacactggaaaaggagatcaaagtggcaaagaggaattattctgaaaaaataaggactcagttcacttcgaacgactccgcatcagtgtggaaaagtctaaagaagatcaccaattacaagacaccaccccccagcactgtggaaaatcaacgactggcagacgatctgaacgagttttactgcaggtttgaaagaacacccatcacctgccctgaacacctccccacacaaccattcacaccattcacaactcctgcaaccaaccctgaatgcctctccaaacaaacgttcacaccattcacagctcctgcaacccatcctgatcacctctccaatcaaccgctctcaccattcacaactcctgcaaccaaccctgaatgcctctccaaacaactgttcacaccactcacaactcctgcaacccaccctgaacacctctccaatcaagcgctctcaccattcacacctcctgcatccccctcTCCCcaacacctgcaatacagatcagcgaagatgcggtgcgccaggtcttcaggaagcagaaaaggaaaaaagcaccaggcccagattgtgttacaccagcctgtctgaaatcctgtgctgaccagctggcccccatcttcacacagatcttcaacagatcactggagctgtgcgaagtcccttcatgcttcaaacgctccaccatcatccccatccccaagaaacccaaaattacaggactaaatgactacaggcctgtggctctaacgtctgtagtcatgaattcatttgaaaaactggtgctggcccacctgaaggacatcactggacccatgctagatcctcttcagtttgcctacagagcaaacaggtctgtggacgatgcagtaaacatcggactgcattatgttctgcaacacctagacagaccgggaacctatgtgaggatcctgtttgtggacttcagctctgccttcaacacgatcatgccaaacctcctcctgcccaaactaactcagctctccgtgcccacctccgtctgtcagtggatcaacagcttcctgacagacaggcagcagctagtgagactgggaaaatacacatccagcacccgtacaacagcaccggagctccccagggctgtgttctctccccactgctcttctccctgtacactaatgactgcacatctaaggacccctctgtcaagctcctgaagtttgcagatgacaccacactcatcggcctcattcaggacggtgacgagtctgcttacagacaggagttaaagagctggctgtctggttcagtctcaacaacctggagcttaacacgctcaaaacagtggagatgatcgtggacttcaggagaaacccccctgcactccccccactcaccatcatgaacagcactgtgactgcagtggagtcattcaggttcctgggcaccactatctctcaggacctgaagtgggacattcacattgactccattgtgaaaaaggcccagcagaggttgtacttccttcgccagctgaggaagtttaacctgccacaggatctgctgaaacagttctactccaccatcatcgaatccatcctctgcacttcagtaactgtctggttcagctcagcttctaaatctgacctcagaagactacagagggtagtccggactgctgagcgaattatcggtacaaccctcccatctattcaagaactgtacttatccagagtgagcaaaagggctgttaaaatcactctggacccctcacatccagcacactccctctttgaactgttgccatctggtcgacgctacagagcactgagcgccagaacgaccagacacaggaacagtttcttccctcaggcaatccatcttatgaacagctgataataactgtgggacacactacactatttatatttatatacactacacttttatccaacacacatacttagcgtacacgtaaatcttttgcacataatatacatgtacatacatggaacacactatactacttatatttatatttatatacacatacacttatttatccaaacacacatacttagcgtacagttaaaatttttccacataatatacatgtacatacataaatgctcattttaatatacctgccatacattgtcaatttgtatattgtcaatccttacccacctatttgtatttttttgtattttttattccttgtgttttttgttctgtcgctgttatgttgcactgcggagctctgtcacgaaaacaaattcctcgtatgtgtgaacatacctggcaataaagctcattctgattctgattctgattctaattacgataagatttttttctagatcctacattatattttgacctaaCTATTCGGGGAACccacacagtcttaatagtttttacagcacaagtacttttatcatttaagcgggtggaacaaaagtcatcataatagttatgagagaattgtcttactagtcacatggagcgaagtgtcctggagatgttgtcagagagcagctccgctccgattctgctggggtgtaatccatcagcgcgaaacagcctaggacgctcccagaaaagattccagttattaacaaatagcagtttctgttctttacaccatgacaacaaccattcatttaaagcaaaaagtctactgaacctttcgtgtcctcgtcgatacgtgggtagtggtccagacacgacgatcgtcgccgcgggcgtcatgctgcgaaccgtctcgatcaggctgctgaagtccctcttcagcgtctccgtctgccgcagcgtggtgtcgttaaccccggcgtgaagcacgaccgctctggggctctcgtcgaccttcaggatcgcgggtatctgtgcagaaacatcgagaacacgagcaccaggcaaacaatgagtgtgcactttaccttcggctaacgtagcacttacgtgtcggacgatggagtctccgatgatcacagcgtcgcgtcctgtctcgcggaggggagcgaagcggttccggatggagatgtcgaaggcaggagggggagaagtcgtcgcccgggacccggctcgcgtcctccgctgtggatgcacccagggtccgtggtgtcccggcgtcgcagtgaaggacatctgggaagatcgcgtcctgggtgcaccgggcctgtgcagagaaacacacggagtagacgtggtgggactgttagcagatcgctgtatacttaccccggacttgtgagcgtcagcccgggatgattccagcgcggctctccgctctctcagctgtgcctgcctcacctccaggtcgcgaatctgctttgccatggcctcgagctcgagctgcacagggtggagacattcatccgccattaaagcaagtaacagtgagtacagcagtggtaatgtgtgtgaatagagtattagcaatgtaagcgcagttagctgcaaccacgccgctgatgctaacgggctaaaagctaatagcggacccgggagatcaaaataaaactagtgatagcgaggcgctctgattgtttttgttgtagaatacaatagaggatatattcacacgttatataaacggaaacgatgatgtataaaattgatttttgagttaaaaatagtcaatgaaaagaatatagtgacggagctcaaacgcagtacagccgccaacaacaaacaggaatagagtattagcaatgcagCTACCACGCTGTcaatgctaacgggctataagctaaataGTGGACCcgggaaattaaaataaaactagtggTAACAAGGCActatgattgtttttgttgtagaatacgatagaggatatattcacacatacGAACAAAAATTATggtatataaaatagatttttaagataaaaatagttgataaaaaaaaataatgtgatgGGGCTCAAACGCAATACACATGgcagcaacaaacaggaagtcCTGAAGTGGGTCAGGTACTCTTTGTATCCTAATGATTGTACATGATTGTACACCATGTCATGATACTAATATCATTATCAAATTCGCTGATGATATGACTGTGGTGGGGTTGATCACCAGAGGCAATGAGTATGCCTACAGAAAGGAGGTACAGAAGTTAATGGTGTTGTGTACAGGGAATAATCTGTCTCTAAACATCAAGAAAACAAAAGAACTCATAATTTACTTCAGAAAGAAACAGGATGTTCATACACCATTGTACATTAATGGAGAGAATGTGGAGAGAGTGGACTTCGCATGGAAAATAAACATCATGGCGCTAGTCAAGAAGGCAAAAAGCGACTATACTTTTCAATAATGTTCAGGTAGGGTTTGGTTAGGATTAACCTATCACAGCAGCTTCTTGTGTCATTCTATTCATGTTCTTTTGAGAGTGTACTCACACATGGCATGCTGCTGTGGTATGGAAGCAGCTCTGCAGCTGACAAAAATGCTATGCAGAGAGTCACAAAGACTGCAGAGAACATCAAAAACAAACAGTTAGctggggtggtgtcttgtaattggtgatcttctttagacttttccacactgatgcggagtcgttcgaagtgaactgagtccttattttttcagaatagaCATATTCATTACACCTTGCCTGAAGAAACACACAATATTCTAAAGGATCCACATCATCCCGCCCATCATCTGTTTGAACTGCTACCCTCTGGAAAATGCTATGGGTCCATTAAAACACGTACCACAAGATTCATGAACAGTTTTTATCCAAAAGCTGTTACCCTACTGAACTCTGAgatgaaaaaaacacattaaaacataatgacAATAACATCTGTGCActttactttatatttatcacttatttctatttttcttttgctGCATACTTTGGAAAGTCTATAATTTTGTTGTTTgtaacgtcagaggcgtcttacctgggctaagaagaagTAGAACTGGACTGGTGCCCAGTTTTCCAAATTCCTCTTTCCAGATGACAGCAAGCTTTGTATTAGGTAGTGGTCCTAGAGTCTGGGCAAAGGGCGGAGAAGCTCATTGCCCAAGttgtttgaagtccagtgttaagtttctacagtctgtgatgatttggggtgcaaaaccaaagtcactgcacccatttaccaagaaattttagagctcttcatgcttccttctgctgaccagcttttgaagatgctgattcattttccagcaggatttggcacctgcccacactgcaaaaaaaaaaaaaaagtgtgcttaactggctagcaaactcaccagacctgaaccccatagagaatctatggggtattgtcaagaggaaaacgagaaacaagagaccaaaaaatgcagatgagctgaaggccactgtcaaagaaacctgggcttccataccacctcagcagtgccacgccgaattgaggcagtaatttaagcaaaaggagcccccaccaagtattgagtacatgtacagtaaatgaacaaactttccagaaggccaacaattcactaaactttttttttttttttaattcgtcttatgaagtattctaatttgttgagacagtgaattggtgggtttttgttaaatgtgagccgaagtcatcacagttaaaagaaccaaagacttaaacaaagtgtgcactgaatttatttaatacacaagtttcaaaatttgagattaattaaataaatgaatttttccatgacattctacctgtatatatatatatatatatatatatatatatatatatatattgtggcgttcaaaattaaaataatcttgtcatcttgttttgttcctgaatgatcCCTGAATGTGTTTTTGAATGTACGCCCAAAGCCTCTGCAACTAATTCTAAAGGTCTAAAGTCAAGTAATGTACCTATTGCTCtaactatttttaacattttattatgcaGAACACATATTttcaagattttattattattagggctgtgcaattaaagCTGTGCAGCTCCTAGACCAAACATGCTTTTTGGCaatttaatttacacatttaagCAGATATAGCaagttttatttttgtgctgTAGAAGTAGAAATCTTCTTTCCTGGTATTCCTTCTCTTGTTCCCGTGAATTATGGTGTTCTAGTGTTGGAAGGCCATAGAAGATCACTAAAATGTCAATAGAATACTGAGTTGGAAGGGGAAAGCGCTGCTAATTAGCTCCCATTTAGATTTTATGATTCAGTTCAGTGATAGCCCCACCTGACTCAGACTGCTATAGTTACATATTGTTCTAGCCTGAGGGAACCATAGGAAAATCTGGATTTATTGGTTCTATCATATGAGCATATTTCACTTGCCATTATGGCGTGCCAGAGCTCAGTGATGGTGGATTATTTATTGCAGATAAAATTGGTAGAGCTAGTTGGTGGAAGGATGGCCTGGTGTCTGTTCTTCATTATTAACATTCGCATTTTATGTCAAGATCCAGTCCGGTTCATCTGATGCAATATTGTTCTTTATGCAAAGATACCAGATGTTCTGAGGTGAGTTTTATTCTACTAATCTATTATCCACTAATGTAAAatggttattaaaatttacatttcttGCTCTAATAAAATTAACTGTATTTAAAGTCAATATACAATTAATAAAGACACACATGTATTTGGATTTATATTAAGGTGCCAATTTGCATATTCTGCAAATAGCTTACATTTAAGAaactatattgtttttgtttggtttatcACTATCATAAAGTGAGTATAATACTCAGCCTTgagaaacttgttttttttttactaatcttTCAAAGCAATTTTAAAATACTGGTACTAAAAACATAGCATCATTTTTTTGGTCTGCAACAACCATAAGCAAATAATCATATACGTTTTGTATGGTGTTTCACATTATGGCTTTTCCGAGATCAAATAGGTATGACATAACCAGTATTTAAAAATGTTCacgttttaaactattttttactATAGCTTTTATCAGATGTTGTTTCCTTTCTTGTCTTTACATTATGAAGTCAAATTGACCCACATCTTGTGTAGTGGCTTTGTTTATAAAACAGTttctatttaaatttgttttatgaAGGATGGATCAAATTGACTACaaggaaaggtaaaaaaaaaatagttctacATCTAAGAACAATGTAATGTGTGCTTCATATGTTTAAAAACATAAGAAAGCCAGAGAATGTTTTCATGATAGTATTTCTCTTCACGTGTGCATGTGGCGGCTCATATTAGAAAGGTTAAAACCTGTTCTGTAATGGATTATTGTGTACTTCAGATGCAGACAGGATTTCTTCCTTAGTATCTCTCTTCACCTTCTCCCTATCTGAAATAGACCGTTGTATTGTTTATGCCTGTTGTGTTTtagttgatgtttatttactaCATCCCTTAAACCCTTGGATGTTGGTATTTATCCTATTTACACATCAATATTACCTCTCCATGAGGGCCATAAGAGGGCCATTTACGTGCTTGTATGTGCGGGTATTAAATGCGCTCTGTGGCATGTGAGGAGTGCGTTAGGGAATACACTGGGCCCTCGCCTCCTATTACCCAGAATAAAAGTGTCAGCTGACTTAATTACATCCCTGCCTGCCTCTGCCATTTTTCCCCACTGCAGTGTCTGAATGGAGAAATTCTCCATTACTACTGCTTTAGATGGACACGAGGAGTTGCTAGAACTTTAGCAGAAATTCAGATATTTTACATTGAATACTGACAGTGATGAAAAAAATAGTTGACGTTCAGCATGCTGATGTTGCTTCAgtgatttatatattatatatttatatatttatatattacttgtagaaTGATTATGACTGTTGCCTCCTGCATCCTTATACAGTCCGAACACTCTGTCACCAAATATCAGTGCTGTCAGAATGGCTAAGCGTTAAGGGTAACCCACATTCACAGTGGGTTACCCTGTGAGTCTGCAGGGGTCACAGTCAACCAGCCTCTTCTACAGGAAGTGGGGAGCATTGCAGATCAGCTCCTGTTTATTCTGGGCTATGGATCTGTGCTTGTAATATGTTTACATCCTCTCTGACAGTTTCACAGCTTGGAGGAGTGTGTGGGCGATAGACAGTGCTAATTTTTCACACATTCCCAGGCACCCAATACCAACAGCCCAGAGAGACCACAGACTGTCTCCTGGGAAAACAATGGGAGAGTCAGAGGGATGAAGCTTGGGTGAGGATTTATAAGATAGAACAGAAAGCAATTTTTGAGTTTTCAACTTTCCTCATTAAAGCAGACAATAATTACCAAGATGGCCACAGAGTGAACATATGTGGTTCAAATTGGCGCCACTTTTGAAACGCTATTTCACCTGCACACCCCAAACCCTCTTTAGGATAATGGATTCTCACAAAGATGAGGCCTAATGCACTCAGGTGAATTATCTGGATCCTCATTCATTAGTTTTAATGGTTTGATGGTGACAACCATGTTAGCCATAAACACTATTTATGACACGCATTACGCGCAATCCTCACATGCGGCTAAAATTTCTAAGCAAAGCTATGGAACTCTAATTAGAAGAATACGATTCTAATTAGAGGAGTGAGGAGCCATCCAGTGCTGCCCATGACAATCCAACAGCACAATCAAACTCCACTTAACTCAACTCACACTTTAAATGGAAGCTGCTCCCTGCAGCAAATAAACCTCTTCTTTTCATGCCCAATTGATCAAATTGCTCCGGTTAATGCTCTCTTTTTCCCTTTATTcctctctgtttttctttctcatcCTGTATCACTTTGTCACTCTTTTGTGTTGAAGTCTGACattgtattacagtttttaattaaaaatctagAGGCAGAAAACTTCAAAGTACTTTTTTCAAAGAAAATTCCTTTATCACTACGACGGATATATTCTTATTTCTTGGATCGGCTGTGTTTTCCTCTGGCCAGAGGCTGTTAAAGCATCACTCGGCTCTAGAATGCAACCAGGCACACTGCCAATTACAGGGTGTAAATTTGAATTCTAGAGTGACCTTATGATGGTGATCCTAGCTGTGACCCCACTATAAAGGCTCAGCATGCCCCGGACCTCCCCTCCATGTTACCTCCCGTTTTTCATTTGAGAGATCTTTATAAGGGTGGAAATGAAAGGAAGCAGGTTGTGTGTGAGGTGTCTCTTCCTCTTTGGAGATGCAGACAGGAGCAAGCCTTTGTTTGCTTTGATTCTGTTCGGACTACTCCTGCAGAGCAAGGGTCGGATATTGCACAACATCGTCCTTTGTTTGTAATTGACCCTCAGATCTGGAAGACTATATGGTCATACCActgtctttctctccctccctgTCTTTCCATCGGTTTGTTTCTGACTGCAGAAGAGTTAAACTCAAAAGCTTTGTAGCATAAAATATGTGACATTCTGGTTTTAGAGTCTACTGCAAAACCCTTCGTCTGTCATAGGTCATGGTATGTGTGTCCGATGTgatgtatataatgttttttttgtttttttattatgcatttttgttgacaaataaaaaaactttaaaattaggtaAACTGATAATTTTAACTACTAGGTCACATCACAAAAGTAGATTAACTCACTTTTCACAACAATCTCATGATACTATTTACGCTTTATTCCGAAAATCCATGAATTTCTTTTATTTGCCAGGATTCGTGCTGACTTTTCAGAAGTTTCAGTACTGAAGCATATCCAAAATTCTGAGGGGGATTTTTAACCAAATACAAGCACTATCTGTTATTGGCCTAAAACCTCAATGAATCTATGCATATATACCAAACTTATACAGACAGAAGAGCTACAGTAGTTTcagtctttttttatatttctttatcgatattataattatttcccTTAAGCTTTGACACCCATCTCTTCACAAACACaccaacatgcacacacacacacacacacagcttggtGTCTGAACATGAAGCACACACCTTCTGACAGTGCCTTCAGCCTCGCTGCCCCCGGCAACCTGCTGCCGAGCAATGCCGTGCCAGTTGCTGTACTTTAATTGGTCATTTGGGGAAAACTGAATACAGAGGTGGGACATTCATCAGGAAATTAACCCAGCAATAATCCAGCCTTCCCACAGGAAAGCCACCAGCTGTGGGCAGAGCAGAAAAGATTATGTGATGCTGCAAGAGCTGCACTGGGAGTGGACAGCGGATGTGTGGTGGGATTGAGTGAACATATCCTCTGTGTCCTGTGATAGGCTCTTTGTGGTAGTGCTCCTACTAGAAATCACTGGGGAGGGGGGGGGTATTGGGGAGGATATGGGGGCTGCGGGTGAGTGGTGAGTGGTGGGGGGAACCTGCCAACATAAATGTCAGTGTTAAAAGTGAGTAATAATGACATTTCTGAATAGCTATTCAAACTAGGCTTAATTTAGGGCTAAACAAGGAAATTGAATGAACCGattatatcaatttatttttgttttagatcatattttgtcaaatattttGTGAATTTGCTTCTGTGAATAtcccatttaacaaaaaaaacaaaaaaaatctttttgaccCTGCTATTACAGATCAAAGCAAACATGAATGATTGTCTGAAACTGGAATTATTAACCAAAAGATTCATAAATGCTGGTATTGTTTGGTAAttacaaagtattattattatttttttattattattaataatctttttttatcaAGCTGAGATGCTATACAATGCCACATGTACTCCATCTAAAACTATCTTAAAaagcattatgtttttttttcttttttttttgaagtgggcatagattattattatttttttatctagattaatctcactgtaatcttgtaattaatctagattaatctagattaaaatggctcatttgaattctgccaaaggcattcagaatatgtgtgcta
The genomic region above belongs to Carassius carassius chromosome 11, fCarCar2.1, whole genome shotgun sequence and contains:
- the LOC132152622 gene encoding uncharacterized protein LOC132152622: MSFTATPGHHGPWVHPQRRTRAGSRATTSPPPAFDISIRNRFAPLRETGRDAVIIGDSIVRHVSATLAEGKVHTHCLPGARVLDVSAQIPAILKVDESPRAVVLHAGVNDTTLRQTETLKRDFSSLIETVRSMTPAATIVVSGPLPTYRRGHERFSRLFALNEWLLSWCKEQKLLFVNNWNLFWERPRLFRADGLHPSRIGAELLSDNISRTLRSM